In the genome of Saprospira sp. CCB-QB6, one region contains:
- a CDS encoding C25 family cysteine peptidase — MRYLYFLFLLFAVGSLRAQMHDGNFGPEWINYNQSYYKMQLAQDGLYRISAQALQNAGINVAGLPLSGLSIYHLGQEIPIQVESSGGQLQYIQFYGEKHRGELDKELYNNPNHHFNPTYSVISDTAAYFLTWNNTGQGRRYVNQAANLSNLPAKEDYFMYKSVRPITTAWQKGKGYYIAGEQLTKSTFEYGEGWGGNPLLDQSHAVGISNLYTSGPAAQGEVRLYAAGAVNHNIEVQVGGQSRFNTTFGGDSVGTHRFSVPLSNLLPNTIMRIRGLASSNDYLSASYVAISYPRTFDFAGANNFAFEMPASSSRQYLEITNFNGGNGQNIYLYDLTNGLRIRCFWDGSRVLTDLPASSVDRKLLLINEGTTAVQTMGRLDPSNFVDYSNLNADYIIVTHASLRQNSMGNDPVLEYAAYRASTGYNPVIIDVDDIFDQFGYGINKHPVALRNLATYCKQNWSAPKYIFLIGKGRTYTQMRNFHTYDYLIPTFGYPPSDNLLMAPIGSDVPAIPVGRLAALTGDQVSLYLNKVRDYENERLNATSDLLGRGWTKNVIHLGGGRNSSEQNIIRQNLNNMGTTISDSHFGGNVTSFFKTSTNPIQAAQSAYLDSLINSGVSLITFFGHSSANSFDFNLDRPENYSNARRYPMFISLGCYGGTVFEDGPRISESFVFEENAGASVFFASVGAASLSALNVFAGQYYYQASQNQYGQGAAKITQKTIEALENGTFYSTTVQMASHYMLYHGDPAIQLSISERPDYYVDNSLVSHSPNTVTTQMADFELVVDLYNLGTAIDTSFWIEINREYPNGNRVFVSREYISAPNFYKELRLTVPVEGQPALGINYFDISIDVDNEVDERPQPTAEQNNQVLRYPVQILSDAILPVYPREFAIVPQQNISLKASTGNTMARSQTYVLQIDTTAYFNSALMQQTRITQAGGLVEWQPNLSYMDSTVYYWRVSPDSLDPTIGYSWASSSFIYMDGSYPGWNQSHFFQFKRDQFNNLELEEPQRNFEFITSLQEITLANGFTPSPLHPEQLATYLNGNLVDKCRCHTSSGVYVQVIDSSDLTIWTLGGGQSRYGAINCDAAGRTASVFLFETQQNSTALDLERFLADSIPDGYYVLVYTLNDANADNWPASLVTELQNQGALQLPGLTAAVGGLPWAFFYQKNNASFPYRAEELGASQNDIIGLSCLMPGNWDKGSLLSTQIGPAQNWFSFHWEPANLDSSDLVGVDLYGIEANGTRQLLLSDIVAQNTSLNSIDANQYPKLELVWKTEDELHRSSGQLAYWRILADMAPEAALRPERFSIIQYDTVDQGQPFGFNVQMENISPIDMDSILVKYQLLENGSTLNYKRLAPLPAGDSLRTGLLTVPTDNLAGPQQLLVEINADNDQPEQYHFNNLALVNFFVRQDRINPLLDVTFDGVRIMNGDLVSGSSQVVVSLSDENQWLDLNQVEDFQLTLRHPSLPNGETQLTTNSPLVQNLEFLAADAQNLVVENKAQLIMDLDLEFDGTYTLFVSAADRSGNNSGDLDYSIDFEVVNRSMISDFLNYPNPFTTQTQFVFTLTGRELPSYLKIQIMTVTGRVVREIGMDELGPLHIGVNRTEFAWDGTDQFGDRLANGVYLYRILAKTADGQSYERYLTKASSFTEQGFGKMYLMR, encoded by the coding sequence ATGCGATACCTCTACTTCTTATTCCTACTTTTTGCTGTTGGCTCTTTGCGGGCACAAATGCACGATGGAAATTTTGGTCCAGAATGGATCAATTACAACCAGTCCTATTATAAAATGCAGCTGGCCCAAGATGGTCTGTACCGAATTAGTGCGCAGGCCTTGCAAAATGCGGGCATTAATGTGGCTGGCTTGCCTTTGAGCGGCTTATCGATTTATCATCTGGGCCAAGAAATTCCGATTCAGGTGGAAAGTTCGGGCGGGCAGCTGCAGTATATTCAGTTTTATGGCGAAAAGCATCGGGGCGAATTGGACAAAGAGCTGTACAATAACCCCAACCATCATTTTAACCCCACTTATAGTGTGATTAGTGATACGGCAGCCTATTTTCTAACTTGGAATAATACGGGCCAAGGGCGGCGATATGTCAATCAGGCTGCGAATTTATCGAATTTGCCAGCCAAGGAAGATTACTTTATGTACAAAAGTGTTCGGCCAATTACTACAGCTTGGCAAAAGGGGAAAGGCTATTATATTGCGGGTGAACAACTCACAAAATCGACCTTTGAGTATGGCGAAGGTTGGGGCGGAAACCCTTTATTGGATCAAAGTCATGCGGTGGGCATCTCCAATCTTTATACTTCTGGTCCGGCGGCCCAAGGAGAAGTAAGACTTTATGCTGCGGGGGCCGTCAATCATAATATTGAGGTCCAAGTTGGCGGGCAGAGCCGCTTTAATACTACTTTTGGGGGAGATAGTGTAGGCACACATCGTTTTTCTGTGCCATTGAGCAATCTTTTGCCGAATACCATTATGCGGATTCGGGGTTTGGCCAGTAGCAATGATTATTTATCGGCTAGTTATGTGGCCATTAGTTACCCTAGAACCTTTGATTTTGCTGGGGCCAATAATTTTGCTTTTGAGATGCCTGCAAGTAGCAGTCGCCAATATTTAGAAATAACCAACTTTAATGGGGGGAATGGCCAAAACATCTACCTCTACGATTTGACCAATGGTTTGCGGATTCGCTGCTTTTGGGATGGGAGTCGCGTTTTGACCGATCTGCCCGCCTCTTCCGTAGATCGGAAACTACTCCTGATTAATGAGGGCACTACTGCGGTACAAACTATGGGGCGTCTAGACCCCAGCAACTTTGTAGATTATAGCAACCTCAATGCAGATTATATCATTGTTACACATGCTAGTTTGCGCCAAAACAGTATGGGTAATGATCCTGTTTTGGAGTATGCCGCTTATCGAGCGAGCACAGGCTATAATCCCGTTATTATTGATGTTGATGATATCTTTGATCAGTTTGGTTATGGCATTAATAAGCATCCCGTAGCCTTGCGCAATTTGGCTACTTATTGCAAGCAAAACTGGAGTGCCCCCAAGTATATTTTCCTTATAGGGAAGGGGCGAACTTATACTCAAATGAGAAATTTTCATACTTATGATTATCTCATTCCTACTTTTGGTTATCCACCTTCCGATAACTTATTGATGGCGCCTATTGGTAGCGATGTGCCAGCCATTCCCGTAGGCCGCTTAGCCGCATTGACTGGGGACCAAGTGAGCCTTTATTTGAATAAGGTTAGAGATTATGAAAATGAACGTTTAAATGCAACTTCCGATCTCCTTGGTCGAGGCTGGACCAAAAACGTGATTCATTTGGGGGGAGGACGCAATAGCTCGGAGCAGAATATCATCCGACAGAATTTGAATAATATGGGGACCACCATTTCTGATAGTCATTTTGGTGGAAATGTTACCTCTTTTTTCAAAACCTCTACCAATCCCATTCAGGCTGCTCAATCTGCCTATTTGGATTCGTTAATCAACAGTGGTGTAAGTTTAATTACCTTCTTTGGGCACTCTTCGGCCAATAGCTTTGACTTTAATTTGGATCGGCCCGAAAACTATAGCAATGCCCGCCGCTATCCTATGTTTATTTCTTTGGGTTGTTATGGCGGAACTGTCTTTGAAGATGGCCCCCGAATTAGCGAATCTTTTGTCTTTGAAGAAAATGCTGGAGCCAGTGTGTTTTTTGCCTCTGTAGGAGCGGCTTCACTTTCTGCCCTCAATGTTTTTGCAGGTCAGTATTATTATCAGGCCAGCCAAAACCAATATGGCCAAGGAGCGGCCAAGATTACCCAAAAAACGATTGAGGCTTTAGAGAATGGGACCTTTTATTCCACTACGGTCCAAATGGCTAGCCACTATATGCTCTATCATGGAGACCCTGCCATTCAGTTGAGCATTTCGGAGCGGCCCGATTACTATGTAGATAATAGCTTAGTCAGCCATAGCCCAAATACAGTAACCACACAAATGGCCGACTTTGAGTTGGTGGTAGATCTATATAATTTAGGTACAGCCATCGACACCTCTTTTTGGATTGAAATTAACCGAGAGTATCCCAATGGCAACCGCGTCTTTGTTAGCCGAGAGTATATTTCTGCCCCTAACTTTTATAAAGAGTTGCGCCTGACCGTTCCTGTAGAGGGACAGCCCGCTTTGGGAATCAATTACTTTGATATTAGCATTGATGTCGATAATGAAGTAGATGAGCGCCCGCAGCCAACAGCCGAGCAAAATAACCAGGTGCTGCGCTATCCCGTTCAGATTCTATCAGATGCCATTTTACCCGTTTATCCCAGAGAGTTTGCTATCGTTCCCCAGCAAAATATTAGCCTTAAGGCTTCTACAGGAAATACTATGGCCCGAAGCCAGACCTATGTTCTGCAAATAGATACCACGGCCTATTTTAATAGCGCTTTGATGCAGCAAACGAGAATTACGCAGGCTGGAGGACTCGTAGAATGGCAACCTAACCTGAGCTATATGGATAGTACGGTCTATTATTGGCGAGTAAGTCCAGACTCTCTAGATCCAACAATTGGTTATAGCTGGGCAAGTAGCTCTTTCATTTATATGGATGGTAGCTATCCCGGCTGGAACCAATCCCATTTTTTCCAGTTCAAAAGAGACCAATTCAATAACCTAGAGCTAGAAGAACCCCAAAGAAATTTTGAGTTCATCACCTCTTTGCAGGAAATTACTCTGGCTAATGGTTTTACTCCTTCGCCTTTACATCCCGAACAACTAGCCACCTACCTCAATGGTAATTTGGTCGATAAATGCCGCTGCCATACAAGCAGTGGAGTCTATGTTCAGGTGATTGATTCTTCCGATTTAACGATCTGGACCTTAGGTGGAGGCCAAAGCCGCTACGGGGCTATTAACTGCGATGCTGCAGGACGAACGGCTTCTGTTTTCTTATTTGAAACCCAACAAAATAGTACAGCTTTAGATTTAGAACGCTTTTTGGCCGACTCTATCCCCGATGGATATTATGTTTTGGTCTATACTCTAAATGATGCAAATGCCGATAACTGGCCCGCTAGCCTAGTTACCGAATTGCAAAATCAAGGGGCACTACAATTACCTGGGCTAACTGCTGCCGTGGGAGGACTCCCCTGGGCGTTCTTCTACCAAAAAAATAACGCAAGCTTCCCTTACCGAGCAGAAGAACTAGGGGCTAGCCAAAATGATATTATTGGCCTTTCTTGCCTTATGCCCGGTAACTGGGATAAAGGAAGCCTGCTCTCTACTCAAATTGGTCCCGCCCAAAATTGGTTTTCTTTCCATTGGGAACCCGCTAACCTAGATAGCAGCGATTTGGTGGGCGTCGATCTCTATGGTATTGAAGCCAATGGTACCCGCCAATTGCTTCTTTCTGATATTGTGGCCCAAAATACAAGCCTGAATAGTATTGATGCTAATCAATATCCCAAATTGGAATTGGTTTGGAAAACAGAAGATGAATTGCACCGAAGCTCAGGCCAACTCGCCTACTGGCGTATTCTAGCCGATATGGCCCCCGAAGCCGCCCTGCGGCCCGAACGCTTCAGTATCATTCAATATGATACCGTAGATCAAGGCCAACCCTTTGGCTTTAATGTGCAAATGGAAAATATTAGCCCTATTGATATGGATAGTATTTTGGTCAAATACCAATTGCTAGAAAATGGCAGCACACTCAATTATAAACGCTTGGCCCCACTGCCCGCCGGAGATAGCCTGCGCACAGGTCTACTGACGGTCCCTACGGATAATTTAGCCGGCCCTCAACAATTGTTGGTGGAGATTAATGCCGATAATGACCAACCCGAACAATACCACTTTAATAACTTGGCCCTAGTCAATTTCTTTGTGCGCCAAGACCGCATTAACCCCTTACTCGATGTTACTTTTGACGGCGTTCGCATCATGAATGGCGACCTCGTTTCGGGTAGCTCGCAAGTAGTGGTCTCACTCTCCGATGAAAACCAATGGCTAGACCTTAATCAGGTGGAGGATTTTCAACTGACGCTCCGCCACCCTAGTCTGCCCAATGGCGAAACCCAACTAACCACCAACAGCCCCCTTGTCCAAAACCTAGAGTTCTTAGCCGCTGATGCCCAAAATCTTGTGGTGGAAAATAAGGCCCAACTCATTATGGATCTGGACCTAGAGTTTGACGGAACCTATACGCTCTTTGTCTCTGCTGCCGACCGAAGCGGCAATAATTCTGGAGACTTAGATTATAGTATCGATTTTGAAGTGGTTAACCGCTCTATGATCTCCGATTTCCTCAATTATCCCAACCCCTTTACGACCCAAACGCAGTTTGTCTTTACCCTCACTGGCCGAGAACTGCCCTCTTATCTCAAGATCCAAATCATGACGGTAACAGGTAGGGTGGTCCGCGAAATTGGAATGGATGAACTGGGGCCCTTACACATTGGCGTCAATAGAACAGAGTTTGCCTGGGACGGAACTGATCAATTCGGCGACCGCCTCGCTAATGGTGTCTACCTCTACCGCATTTTGGCCAAAACTGCCGATGGACAATCCTATGAACGCTATTTGACCAAAGCTAGTAGCTTTACCGAACAAGGCTTTGGCAAAATGTATCTGATGCGATAA
- a CDS encoding STAS domain-containing protein — translation MAIVKINKQRYWSIFMLEEEDLEIVKQAGKAILPRQDAVFEEFYAWLEFQPEYSDDYTEDIIGRFDRQSHIFWEHILSAKIDEESVSYRERLVQDLLKLGLPFEAYLSAVFALHELIEKAFVQEGVASFELMQAFKKVSSVGIFIAIDTFNNEMNKQLQAQNDMLMQLSTPVTPIWEDILLLPIVGIVDSLRAQNIMSAVLQEIAERQAKVFILDISGVAIVDTAVANYFIRVSKAAWLMGCKTILSGISPAIAQTLVELGVDIGRLSTRSNMQDALDRAFDWTGRAVVEKRR, via the coding sequence ATGGCAATTGTAAAAATCAATAAACAGCGTTATTGGAGCATTTTCATGCTTGAGGAAGAGGATTTGGAAATCGTTAAACAGGCGGGCAAAGCCATTCTTCCTCGTCAGGATGCTGTTTTTGAAGAATTTTATGCTTGGTTAGAGTTCCAGCCAGAGTATAGCGATGACTATACAGAGGATATCATTGGCCGTTTTGATCGGCAGTCTCATATATTTTGGGAACATATTTTATCGGCCAAAATTGATGAAGAATCGGTTAGTTATCGAGAGCGTTTGGTGCAGGACCTCCTCAAACTAGGCTTGCCATTTGAAGCCTACTTATCGGCTGTATTTGCTCTGCATGAACTCATCGAGAAGGCTTTTGTCCAAGAGGGCGTGGCTAGCTTTGAGTTGATGCAGGCCTTTAAGAAAGTGAGTAGCGTGGGGATTTTTATCGCTATTGACACTTTTAACAATGAAATGAATAAGCAGCTGCAGGCGCAAAATGATATGCTCATGCAACTGTCTACTCCCGTAACGCCCATTTGGGAAGACATTTTACTTTTGCCTATTGTGGGGATTGTGGATTCTTTGCGGGCCCAAAATATTATGTCGGCTGTACTCCAAGAAATTGCCGAGCGCCAAGCCAAGGTTTTCATTCTAGATATTAGCGGCGTGGCTATTGTCGATACGGCTGTAGCCAATTATTTTATTCGGGTGAGCAAAGCGGCTTGGTTGATGGGCTGTAAAACTATTCTTTCAGGTATTTCTCCCGCCATTGCCCAAACTTTAGTAGAATTAGGGGTTGATATTGGCCGACTAAGCACCAGAAGCAATATGCAGGATGCTTTGGATAGAGCTTTTGATTGGACGGGCCGGGCAGTTGTGGAAAAAAGGCGCTAA
- the murB gene encoding UDP-N-acetylmuramate dehydrogenase produces the protein MISYQHSLKELNSFGIAAQAEAYLALDTLAKLSLLRDWRERPNYILGGGSNILLRGDISGLVIHNQLKGKRLIGQDKDFIYLEVGAGENWQELVLYCLANNWAGLENLALIPGSVGAAPVQNIGAYGVEFSEVCHLVQAWDCKYQEMRKFEQEDCRFGYRDSVFKSVYPGRFIICSLVLKLRRQPVFRLEYGSIREELGEQPLSIRAVAEAVMRIRRAKLPDPKVLPNAGSFFKNPIVSKVILDKLLAQYPKMPHYPQADGKVKLAAGWLIDQAAWKGKKIGAVGVHDRQALVLVNHGGAKGKEIVQLAEAIQQDIVKKFGVNLEPEVNYWP, from the coding sequence ATGATTTCTTACCAGCATTCATTAAAGGAGCTCAACAGCTTTGGCATTGCAGCGCAGGCAGAGGCTTATTTGGCCCTTGATACTTTAGCTAAATTGTCTTTACTTAGAGATTGGCGAGAGCGGCCCAACTATATTTTGGGAGGCGGCTCTAATATTTTATTGCGGGGAGACATTTCGGGATTAGTCATCCACAACCAACTGAAAGGCAAGCGTTTGATTGGGCAAGATAAAGACTTTATTTATCTAGAAGTAGGTGCTGGAGAAAATTGGCAGGAATTGGTCCTTTATTGTTTGGCTAATAACTGGGCTGGCCTTGAGAATTTAGCCTTAATTCCAGGCTCAGTAGGGGCCGCCCCTGTACAGAATATTGGTGCTTATGGAGTTGAGTTTTCGGAGGTTTGCCATTTGGTCCAGGCCTGGGATTGCAAATATCAGGAAATGCGAAAGTTTGAGCAAGAGGACTGTCGATTCGGATATAGAGACAGTGTTTTTAAATCGGTTTATCCTGGCCGCTTTATTATTTGTTCTTTGGTCCTAAAACTGCGCAGACAGCCAGTATTTCGCTTAGAGTATGGTAGTATTCGAGAAGAGCTGGGAGAACAGCCCTTGAGCATTCGGGCTGTGGCAGAAGCCGTGATGCGCATTCGGCGGGCAAAGTTACCCGACCCCAAAGTTTTGCCCAATGCAGGTTCTTTTTTTAAGAACCCTATTGTTTCTAAAGTTATTTTAGACAAATTATTGGCCCAATATCCAAAAATGCCACATTATCCGCAAGCGGATGGAAAAGTCAAATTGGCTGCAGGCTGGCTGATTGATCAAGCGGCTTGGAAAGGCAAAAAAATTGGCGCGGTGGGGGTACACGACCGCCAGGCCTTAGTTTTGGTAAACCATGGTGGAGCCAAGGGCAAAGAAATTGTCCAATTAGCGGAAGCTATACAGCAAGATATAGTTAAAAAATTTGGTGTAAACTTGGAGCCTGAAGTTAATTATTGGCCCTAA
- a CDS encoding STAS domain-containing protein has translation MEKRVVWTKNAAYYKDQYFISDEELACLRAAGEQITAERRVVYDALYEWMRKSERYAHFYSEELITGIAADEEVFWDDVVLGRLTDTYVDTQRHYGEHFSGAGLTLESFVGILTCFHEHIRFAFMRRGLASFELMTAFKKFAQVAVDIVTEVYNHKMACTLQEQNDSLRELSTPVAQIWDGVLLLPLVGFIDSKRAQDIMQRMLAEVGETQSKFFILDISGVAIVDTAVANHLIKMSKAARLMGCDCIISGISGPIAQTIVELGIDIDEIRTTSSMRDALRLAIRDQNE, from the coding sequence ATGGAAAAAAGAGTCGTTTGGACCAAAAATGCAGCTTATTATAAGGATCAATACTTTATTTCTGATGAGGAATTGGCTTGTTTGCGAGCTGCTGGGGAGCAGATTACGGCAGAGCGTCGGGTAGTTTATGATGCACTTTATGAGTGGATGCGCAAATCGGAGCGTTATGCCCACTTTTATAGTGAAGAATTAATTACGGGCATTGCGGCAGATGAGGAAGTTTTTTGGGATGATGTCGTTTTGGGTCGTTTGACGGATACCTATGTAGATACGCAGCGACATTATGGAGAGCATTTTTCGGGAGCGGGATTAACTTTAGAGTCATTTGTAGGGATTTTGACTTGTTTTCATGAGCATATCCGTTTTGCTTTTATGCGTAGGGGCTTGGCGAGTTTTGAGTTGATGACTGCCTTTAAAAAATTTGCACAGGTAGCGGTAGATATTGTTACAGAGGTGTATAACCACAAAATGGCTTGCACCTTACAGGAGCAGAATGATAGCTTGCGAGAACTATCTACGCCAGTGGCCCAAATATGGGACGGAGTTTTGTTATTGCCTTTGGTTGGATTTATTGATTCTAAGCGGGCACAAGATATTATGCAAAGGATGTTGGCTGAAGTGGGGGAAACTCAATCTAAATTTTTTATCTTGGATATCAGTGGAGTAGCTATTGTCGATACGGCCGTAGCCAATCATTTAATTAAGATGAGTAAGGCGGCTAGATTGATGGGTTGCGACTGCATTATATCGGGAATTTCGGGCCCTATTGCGCAGACCATTGTAGAGTTGGGCATTGACATTGATGAAATTCGGACGACTAGCAGTATGCGGGATGCGCTCCGATTAGCAATTCGGGATCAGAATGAATAA